TCCGGGCGACGCGGTGCGCGCCGGTCAGGTGCTGGCGGAGCTGCGCCCCACCGAGATCGCCGCGCAGGTCGCCAGCGCCGCCGAGGGGCGGAACAAGGCCGAGCGTGACCTCGCGCGTGTGACGCGGCTGTATGCGGACAGCGTGGCGACGCTCGAGCAGCTCCAGGATGCGCGCACCGCGCTCGAGGTGGCCTCCAACACGCAACGGGTGGCGCAGTTCAACGCTGACTATGCCGTGATCCGTGCGCCCGGCGACGGCATCGTGCTTGGGCGGATGGCCGAGCCCGGGCAGGTGGTGGAGCCGGGGCGGAGCGTGCTGTCCGTGCGGCGGAACGGGCGCGGGATGGTCGTGCGGATCGGGCTGCCCGATCGCGACGCGGTGCGGGTGCGGGACGGCGACGTGGCGGACATCACCTTCGATGCGATGCCGGGGGCGCACTTTCCGGGTCGCGTGACGCAGCGTGCCGCCGCCGCCACCCCGGGTACGGGTGACTACCTCGTGGAGGTCACACTCGGCAGCGCCGCACAGGCCCTCCCCACCGGCATGGTAGCGCGTGTGCAGCTCCTGCCGTCCCGCCAGCCGTCGTCCACGGGCGCGGCGCGGGTGTTGGTGCCGCTCGATGCACTGATCGATGCCGACGCCGATTCGGCGGCGGTGTTCGTGCTCAGCGCCGACCGTCGCTCCGTGCGCCGACAGCCCGTGCACCTTGCCGACGTGGCGGAGGCGCTGGAGACGGCGCTGGTGCCGGTGACCGCCGGCCTGGCCGGCACCGAGACGATCGTCACCGCCGGCGTCTCGCGGCTGGTGGACGGGACGAAGGTCCGCATCGTGGCGGCTCCGGCGGTGACGGGCCAGCCGTGAAGCTCATCGACTACTTCGTCCGCAACGCCCAGCTCACGCTGGTGCTGCTGTTCGCGCTGCTGGCCGCCGGCGTGCAGGCGCTGCTGACCATCCCGCGTGCGGAGGACCCGCTGATCGAGTTTCCCGGCTTCACCATCGTCGCCGTGAATCCCGGCGCGGCGCCGGGCGACGTCGAGCAGCTGGTGGTGAACCCGATCGAGAAGCGGCTCAAGGAGCTGTCGGACATCAAGAAGATCCGCACCACGATTGCCGACGGCATCGGCGTGATCTTCATCGAGTTCAACACCGGCACCGTCGTGCGTGAGAAGAAGGACGACGTGATCCGCGAGGTGAACCAGCTTCGCCCCACCCTGCCGCCGGAGCTGGCGTTGCTGGACGTGCTGGAGAACAGCACCGGCACGGTGAACATCCTGCAGTACGCGCTGACGTCCGCGACGGCACCATACGCCACGCTCGACGCGCGGAGCCGCGCCCTGAAGG
This portion of the Gemmatimonadaceae bacterium genome encodes:
- a CDS encoding efflux RND transporter periplasmic adaptor subunit produces the protein MPAAVVLLLLAGCGRDDAPKAAVTPTDAGVPVRVTTLGQGGGAAGQRLTVSGTLAGKEEVALAFKIGGVIARIAVDPGDAVRAGQVLAELRPTEIAAQVASAAEGRNKAERDLARVTRLYADSVATLEQLQDARTALEVASNTQRVAQFNADYAVIRAPGDGIVLGRMAEPGQVVEPGRSVLSVRRNGRGMVVRIGLPDRDAVRVRDGDVADITFDAMPGAHFPGRVTQRAAAATPGTGDYLVEVTLGSAAQALPTGMVARVQLLPSRQPSSTGAARVLVPLDALIDADADSAAVFVLSADRRSVRRQPVHLADVAEALETALVPVTAGLAGTETIVTAGVSRLVDGTKVRIVAAPAVTGQP